A window from Numida meleagris isolate 19003 breed g44 Domestic line chromosome 21, NumMel1.0, whole genome shotgun sequence encodes these proteins:
- the KCTD9 gene encoding BTB/POZ domain-containing protein KCTD9 isoform X2, whose amino-acid sequence MRRVTLFVNGSPRNGKVVAVYGTLSDLLSVASNKLGIKATSVYNGKGGLIDDIALIRDDDVLFVCEGEPFIDPQTDVRPHEELTGSHTDWLTLNVGGRYFTTTRSTLVNKEPDSMLAHMFKDKDAWGNKQDHRGAFLIDRSPEYFEPILNYLRHGQLIVNDGINLLGVLEEARFFGIDSLIEHLEIAIKNSQPAEDHSPISRKEFVRFLLATPTKSELRCQGLNFSGADLSRLDLRYINFKMANLSRCNLAHANLCCANLERADLSGSVLDCANLQGVKMLCSNAEGASLKGCNFEDPSGLKANLEGANLKGVDMEGSQMTGINLRVATLKNAKLKNCNLRGATLAGTDLENCDLSGCDLQEANLRGSNVKGAIFEEMLTPLHMSQSVR is encoded by the exons ATGAGGCGGGTCACTCTGTTCGTTAACGGCAGTCCCCGGAACGGGAAG GTGGTGGCTGTGTATGGCACGCTGTCGGATTTGCTGTCTGTGGCGAGCAATAAGCTGGGAATCAAAGCAACCAGTGTTTACAATGGGAAAGGCGGACTCATCGATGATATTGCTTTAATTAG AGATGATGATGTTCTGTTTGTCTGTGAAGGGGAACCTTTCATTG ATCCTCAGACTGATGTGAGACCTCATGAAGAACTAACAGGGTCGCACACAGACTGGTTAACACTCAATGTTGGAGGTCGATACTTCACCACCACAAG gAGTACTTTGGTTAATAAAGAACCTGACAGTATGTTGGCCCACATGTTTAAAGATAAAG ATGCTTGGGGAAATAAACAAGATCACAGAGGAGCATTCCTAATTGATCGCAGTCCAGAGTATTTTGAGCCCATCTTGAACTATTTGCGTCACGGACAGCTCATTGTAAATGATGGCATCAATTTGCTAG gTGTTTTGGAAGAAGCCAGGTTTTTTGGTATCGATTCATTAATTGAACATCTAGAAATAGCTATTAAG AACTCACAGCCAGCAGAGGACCACTCTCCTATATCTCGAAAAGAGTTTGTGCGATTCCTGCTGGCAACCCCAACCAAGTCCGAGCTGCGATGTCAG ggTCTCAATTTCAGTGGAGCAGATCTTTCACGACTAGATCTTCGCTATATCAACTTCAAGATGGCGAACCTAAGCCGCTGCAACCTAGCACATGCCAATTTATGTTGTGCAAATCTTGAAAGAGCTGACCTCTCTGGATCGGTGCTTGAT TGTGCGAACCTCCAAGGGGTAAAGATGCTGTGTTCCAATGCAGAAGGTGCATCTCTAAAAGGGTGCAATTTTGAAGACCCATCAGGCCTTAAAGCTAATTTGGAAG GTGCTAACCTGAAAGGTGTTGACATGGAAGGCAGTCAAATGACAGGAATTAATCTCAGAGttgcaacactgaaaaatgccAAACTAAAGAACTGTAATCTTAGAGGAGCAACTTTGGCAGGAACTGATTTGGAA AACTGTGATCTTTCAGGTTGTGATCTACAAGAAGCTAATTTGAGGGGATCTAATGTAAAAGGAGCTATTTTTGAAGAGATGCTGACACCTTTGCACATGTCTCAGAGCGTCAGATAG
- the KCTD9 gene encoding BTB/POZ domain-containing protein KCTD9 isoform X1 gives MRRVTLFVNGSPRNGKVVAVYGTLSDLLSVASNKLGIKATSVYNGKGGLIDDIALIRDDDVLFVCEGEPFIDPQTDVRPHEELTGSHTDWLTLNVGGRYFTTTRSTLVNKEPDSMLAHMFKDKDAWGNKQDHRGAFLIDRSPEYFEPILNYLRHGQLIVNDGINLLGVLEEARFFGIDSLIEHLEIAIKVTCLLLYMNVHVLLFQAMYNLVLSLLACKQLSQQNSQPAEDHSPISRKEFVRFLLATPTKSELRCQGLNFSGADLSRLDLRYINFKMANLSRCNLAHANLCCANLERADLSGSVLDCANLQGVKMLCSNAEGASLKGCNFEDPSGLKANLEGANLKGVDMEGSQMTGINLRVATLKNAKLKNCNLRGATLAGTDLENCDLSGCDLQEANLRGSNVKGAIFEEMLTPLHMSQSVR, from the exons ATGAGGCGGGTCACTCTGTTCGTTAACGGCAGTCCCCGGAACGGGAAG GTGGTGGCTGTGTATGGCACGCTGTCGGATTTGCTGTCTGTGGCGAGCAATAAGCTGGGAATCAAAGCAACCAGTGTTTACAATGGGAAAGGCGGACTCATCGATGATATTGCTTTAATTAG AGATGATGATGTTCTGTTTGTCTGTGAAGGGGAACCTTTCATTG ATCCTCAGACTGATGTGAGACCTCATGAAGAACTAACAGGGTCGCACACAGACTGGTTAACACTCAATGTTGGAGGTCGATACTTCACCACCACAAG gAGTACTTTGGTTAATAAAGAACCTGACAGTATGTTGGCCCACATGTTTAAAGATAAAG ATGCTTGGGGAAATAAACAAGATCACAGAGGAGCATTCCTAATTGATCGCAGTCCAGAGTATTTTGAGCCCATCTTGAACTATTTGCGTCACGGACAGCTCATTGTAAATGATGGCATCAATTTGCTAG gTGTTTTGGAAGAAGCCAGGTTTTTTGGTATCGATTCATTAATTGAACATCTAGAAATAGCTATTAAGGTAACTTGCTTGCTTTTATACATGAACGTGCATGTCCTGCTCTTCCAGGCAATGTATAATTTAGTCCTATCCCTATTAGCTTGTAAACAACTCTCTCAACAGAACTCACAGCCAGCAGAGGACCACTCTCCTATATCTCGAAAAGAGTTTGTGCGATTCCTGCTGGCAACCCCAACCAAGTCCGAGCTGCGATGTCAG ggTCTCAATTTCAGTGGAGCAGATCTTTCACGACTAGATCTTCGCTATATCAACTTCAAGATGGCGAACCTAAGCCGCTGCAACCTAGCACATGCCAATTTATGTTGTGCAAATCTTGAAAGAGCTGACCTCTCTGGATCGGTGCTTGAT TGTGCGAACCTCCAAGGGGTAAAGATGCTGTGTTCCAATGCAGAAGGTGCATCTCTAAAAGGGTGCAATTTTGAAGACCCATCAGGCCTTAAAGCTAATTTGGAAG GTGCTAACCTGAAAGGTGTTGACATGGAAGGCAGTCAAATGACAGGAATTAATCTCAGAGttgcaacactgaaaaatgccAAACTAAAGAACTGTAATCTTAGAGGAGCAACTTTGGCAGGAACTGATTTGGAA AACTGTGATCTTTCAGGTTGTGATCTACAAGAAGCTAATTTGAGGGGATCTAATGTAAAAGGAGCTATTTTTGAAGAGATGCTGACACCTTTGCACATGTCTCAGAGCGTCAGATAG
- the GNRH1 gene encoding progonadoliberin-1, with amino-acid sequence MCFTSLLHHSSLKNKIAVCKIERGGVTCCERFGGRVAVYKGTQQANSQDVFQRGRVGAILQPLSASRMEKPRMILVCVFLLTTSVAICLAQHWSYGLQPGGKRNAENLVESFQEIANEMENLGEAQKAECPGSYQHPRLSDLKETMASLIEGEARRKKI; translated from the exons ATGTGCTTTACTTCTTTACTGCACCACAGCAGCCTTAAGAACAAAATTGCAGTCTGTAAGATAGAACGAGGTGGCGTTACCTGCTGTGAAAGGTTTGGTGGCAGGGTGGCTGTATATAAAGGGACACAACAAGCGAACTCACAGGACGTTTTCCAGCGGGGAAGAGTTGGAGCGATTCTGCAGCCTCTCTCAGCAAGCAG AATGGAGAAGCCCAGGATGATCTTGGTCTGTGTCTTCCTGTTGACCACGTCTGTGGCAATCTGCTTGGCTCAACACTGGTCTTACGGCCTGCAACCGGGAGGAAAAAGGAACGCCGAAAATCTGGTGGAATCGTTTCAAGAG ATtgcaaatgaaatggaaaatctaGGGGAAGCACAGAAGGCTGAATGCCCTGGCTCATACCAGCATCCCAGGTTGAGCGATCTGAAGGAAACCATG GCAAGCCTGATCGAAGGAGAAGctagaagaaagaagatttaa